A part of Crassostrea angulata isolate pt1a10 chromosome 5, ASM2561291v2, whole genome shotgun sequence genomic DNA contains:
- the LOC128183609 gene encoding sperm-associated antigen 17-like isoform X6, which yields MSKAGKRVKSGSGQGGAKWEQPLLAATFDEESWKANVTFVVGEKPEDYTWIDILGATIAAGSRRLFSVISKEQLEAEVKELGNPKGKKPKEVPQHFEVCEPCKIHLDNGEEIPLPLLARLIKFKLLAIKANDLKRRETEKKLGQGGKKKKAADGKDKGKGGKDKPKSAGKGKGGGKKTPEPPSAKEGSKLRKRGEEDDEGKYIDDEPDDGAQHYVVIYGFHNPHLIAYLSELGITVESIVKISSQDYSRFQKQEVPDVEKDEKTLALEEVERNQKQKLKKELKQYWKDVLLLLQKPPDGSNLHNIARKDYEVKNLIVPENLEDPEQKNNLGTALFEDIACMVYDLIDAKRQYQTYLDNLKLLHIPVPGEVAQTQEEKPAVSAAPTPQQTTAPSIPSIHPDQLETKVEVDMRYYNDLMNCIPQESASIPLMMHCMLEQVAATEEGKDPPSEQLPPRRADGINTNLVSHISNMAFKLALSEDEHSMLSDIFDLPERPPETLNQPLLMNIHDDICIRTNHLKTIYGFNPQEVEKEMLKKLPFENLIHIPRPASSVAKERAARLQELIHFSATDGLSQSEIDRAFKQFVFECMDLAGTDPNGFIITRDSEGLEHSAIPWDDPYPFFRGMIPKHEKASKEEFMSTPSEERSGAVSPTPIPPDELKRMEKSPDPSDRSRPSTADSKKGTLRPSSRSSSGGRRSRSNSVHFEKDAAGHPIRHIELEDKEVTEEEPVKTAEESMHEIVDAQKRVLDQWCFAEHYEPHVLLQVLKETSYLLPFMDTYYNKRDNSMMVVLHNPFNTEFQNHVDWHTELHSNLGFRNYLEYVAESVADWMQEEEAKYSAHLLSRELDKMQQDEDAAAKAAELAAKKGKKSPRKSPSRSKSPKSRASSHERSSSANSNMFVRANSLKAWKEEQDRAKAEEEEKERAQSAKRARSAQKRAEKDAEKDKKRPGSRGSAKSKSSKEREAEPQEPPSEENLAPPERFWPFTGYDVGNKLIHVSGITTSMFPCDGGQIRTERLEFVQGTTSIKSTILKDGHNFTVHILDPKEGTEETDADEDMPSPANEKAEFEKSEKDDAKTTDGDRGSSAQKTLKSDGDKSSVSAFGSITAQLMDGMTLALSQFGATGESKDGKKYEPIPYTPPPSTPLPGPPPSPTKSKKGDKKGAPTPEPPPPATPLEDEEKKDQEEKKDEEKPLQQPFQQLYVSCPDGLNVKFMLESSLGMKPIAEDDRRLLVKQSYPYKTKGEQDCEAVRRKYALKETSRIMTSEGTVIKMMEDGSIEVLYADGTISVHRGHWEVPRRRSVSPQRPESQDEERGSWTTTYPTGEKIMYKGNGDMEELKAVMISVASDPETNQTMATRDDHVITVSYPDGTTIVEHADGTRITTYYRENTMNAEEGQEMEMEKEFNSQTVKFVKVECPAYATVEFNCATSENLTIFGNGSTINVFPDGYYMLHHWDGGRCEVDTEGTVTYYPRPDKVTEQLLPERELQYVLRHNADVIIETVDTDGNVFNVKSNGDFQCIPVNGDEMSDVSNEDLPKSEKKLSTYREHAPRFLIIHADGSGTELLRYQDIAEYLTNAEQSPATAVLKDELANFPGVTGITILKPYIGGPSERWLKKYDQESIIPHGIRCRDLTTLPPKEFKTPGSKFGANLGQGLSVGGAVKQPVRIPILKCPSVLELRQMIQYKPVSASLREKLQSGLREYAEYIIERNKVADYMQVVDPRTEEEKINASDLQEIGLQQAKDKNYASANVKELYERATAPPEPSPPPTPQPKRTQADWERDQREVSEEKAGREALKKRNIPSYFDSEFGKAFLLTQAKDVDEILRELSADPRKDGTEAVRGQLSGQSGQQMSPVTSAYPARSLAAVTSVQSDRSSMSPVDTLPPKNVPDTPLSYADNEIRGVYTETVPSRGGVRPGNPTPAHAQGQGSPAPIRPQNPTPVHAGKDKTGRPINPTPKHAGGGMDSPSDLPSQLDYPAIIMEQPLEEEVEDEVDGEELTLTKSLKVNVLGQPRKNPVPLPTGIKGGRPGAIPNIKYISIEEPVRRKVNTSLTAGASIKGQNQLSHMSGLILFPEEVEFGVLKEGCTYCYTVYLKNTGIDSCRFRIKQPPPATGLRIIYNPGPIAAGMRMELNVELYAIAVGVEGEMGVGSVRHDLEIVTQTDVLFLPIAATVLTAYEYDHRSPNSPKGGKSKGAKLVSTKPPATTGIIRPRKTPLGIGNTSASSFVR from the exons ATGTCAAAAGCAGGGAAAAGAGTTAAAAGTGGTTCAGGACAAGGAGGTGCCAAATGGGAACAACCACTGTTGGCCGCTACTTTTGACGAG GAAAGTTGGAAGGCTAATGTGACATTTGTGGTAGGCGAGAAACCTGAAGATTATACATGGATTGATATCCTTGGGGCTACCATCGCTGCAGGATCCAGAAGACTTTTCAGTGTAATCTCTAAGGAGCAGCTGGAGGCTGAG GTCAAAGAATTGGGAAACCCAAAAGGCAAGAAACCAAAGGAAGTTCCCCAACATTTTGAAGTGTGTGAGCCATGCAAAATACACTTGGATAATGGTGAAGAAATACCACTGCCTCTCCTAGCACGGCTCATTAAGTTTAAACTTTTGGCAATCAAAGCTAATGATCTTAAGCGCAGGGAAACAGAAAAGAAG CTAGGGCAAggtggtaagaaaaaaaag gcTGCAGATGGTAAGGACAAAGGAAAAGGAGGAAAAGATAAACCAAAGTCTGCAGGGAAGGGGAAAGGGGGAGGAAAGAAGACCCCAGAGCCCCCCTCAGCCAAGGAGGGGTCCAAACTGAGGAAGCGAGGGGAAGAGGATGATGAAGGAAAATACATAG ATGATGAGCCAGATGACGGAGCTCAGCACTACGTGGTCATCTACGGCTTCCACAACCCACACCTGATCGCCTACCTGTCTGAGCTGGGGATCACTGTGGAGTCCATTGTAAAAATCAGCTCTCAGGATTACTCCAGGTTCCAGAAACAGGAAGTTCCAGATGTGGAGAAAGATGAAAAAACATTAG CTTTAGAAGAAGTGGAGAGAAATCAGAAGCAGAAACTGAAGAAAGAGCTGAAGCAGTACTGGAAGGATGTGCTGTTGTTACTGCAGAAGCCACCAGATGGCAGTAACCTCCACAACATCGCCCGGAAAGACTATGAGGTCAAGAACCTCATTGTCCCTGAAAACCTTGAAGATCCGGAGCAGAAG AATAACTTGGGAACAGCACTGTTTGAGGATATTGCCTGTATGGTGTATGACTTGATTGATGCCAAGCGACAGTACCAGACTTACCTGGACAACCTAAAGCTATTACATATTCCTGTCCCTGGGGAAGTGGCCCAGACTCAAG AAGAGAAGCCTGCAGTCTCTGCTGCCCCCACCCCCCAGCAGACCACCGCTCCCAGCATCCCGTCCATTCACCCAGACCAGTTGGAGACCAAGGTGGAGGTGGACATGAGGTACTACAATGACCTGATGAACTGTATCCCTCAGGAGAGCGCCAGCATCCCGCTGATGATGCACTGCATGCTGGAACAG GTGGCAGCTACAGAGGAAGGAAAGGACCCACCCAGTGAACAGCTCCCACCCAGACGGGCTGATGGAATTAACACTAACCTAGTGTCCCACATCAGTAACATGGCATTCAAACTGGCTCTGTCCGAAGATGAACACAGT ATGCTGTCGGACATATTTGATTTACCAGAAAGACCCCCTGAAACTCTGAACCAGCCACTtctcatgaatattcatgatgACATTTGCATCCGTACCAACCACCTGAAGACAATTTACGGATTCAATCCACAGGAGGTGGAGAAAGAGATGTTGAAGAAACTCCCCTTTGAAAACTTGATTCACATTCCCCGCCCTGCCTCTTCTGTGGCCAAGGAGCGAGCGGCCCGCCTACAGGAGCTGATACATTTCAGTGCCACTGATGGCCTCTCCCAGTCAG AAATTGACCGCGCCTTCAAGCAGTTTGTGTTTGAGTGTATGGACTTGGCTGGTACTGATCCCAACGGTTTTATCATTACTCGGGACAGCGAGGGATTGGAGCATTCTGCAATCCCATGGGATGATCCTTATCCGTTCTTCAGAGGAATGATCCCCAAACATGAAAAAGCCTCAAAAGAAGAATTTATGTCCACACCATCAGAGGAAAGATCAG GTGCTGTATCTCCTACCCCAATTCCTCCTGATGAACTGAAAAGAATGGAAAAAAGTCCCGATCCCAGCGATCGATCCCGACCCTCCACAGCGGACAGTAAGAAGGGGACCCTACGCCCCTCCTCCCGCTCCAGCTCAGGAGGAAGACGATCCCGCAGTAACTCGG TCCACTTTGAGAAGGATGCAGCAGGACATCCCATCAGACACATAGAGCTCGAAGACAAGGAAGTGACAGAGGAAGAGCCAGTTAAGACGGCAGAGGAAAGCATGCACGAGATTGTGGACGCCCAGAAACGCGTGCTGGACCAGTGGTGCTTTGCTGAACACTATGAACCGCATGTACTGTTACAG GTGTTGAAAGAGACAAGCTATCTGCTGCCTTTCATGGACACCTATTACaacaagagagataactccaTGATGGTGGTCTTACACAACCCCTTCAACACGGAGTTCCAGAACCACGTAGATTGGCACACAGAACTTCATAGTAATTTGGGATTTAG GAATTACCTGGAGTATGTCGCCGAATCTGTTGCTGACTGGATGCAGGAGGAGGAGGCTAAATATAGCGCCCATCTGCTGAGTCGGGAACTGGACAAAATGCAGCAGGATGAGGATGCTGCAGCCAAAGCAGCAGAGTTAGCCGCCAAAAAGGGCAAGAAGTCACCACGAAAATCACCAA GCCGATCGAAGAGTCCCAAATCGAGAGCAAGCAGCCATGAGAGATCTTCCTCTGCAAACAGCAACATGTTTGTCCGTGCTAACTCCCTGAAGGCATGGAAGGAGGAGCAGGATCGTGCTAAGGCTGAGGAGGAGGAGAAGGAGAGAGCACAGAGTGCTAAGAGGGCACGATCTGCTCAGAAAAGG GCTGAAAAGGACGCTGAGAAGGATAAGAAAAGGCCAGGCTCTCGAGGAAGTGCAAAGTCCAAATCTTCCAAGGAGAGGGAGGCAGAGCCCCAGGAACCACCCTCAGAGGAGAACTTGGCACCCCCAGAGAGATTCTGGCCG TTTACCGGCTATGATGTAGGAAACAAACTGATCCATGTATCTGGAATCACAACTTCAATGTTCCCCTGTGATGGCGGTCAGATCAGGACAGAGAGATTGGAGTTTGTTCAAG gTACAACTAGCATAAAGTCAACAATTTTGAAGGATGGCCATAACTTTACCGTCCATATTCTGGATCCCAAGGAAGGGACTGAGGAGACCGATGCTGATGAGGACATGCCCTCACCAGCCAATGAAAAGGCAGAGTTTGAGAAGTCTGAAAAAGATG ATGCTAAAACAACTGATGGAGACCGAGGAAGCAGTGCCCAGAAGACGTTGAAGTCTGATGGTGACAAGAGCTCAGTCAGTGCATTCGGATCCATCACAGCCCAGCTAATGGACGGAATGACCCTGGCTCTCAGTCAGTTTGGGGCCACAGGAGAATCCAAAGATG GGAAAAAATACGAACCCATTCCTTACACTCCACCTCCATCTACACCACTTCCTGGACCACCCCCTTCCCCCACAAAAAGCAAGAAGGGGGACAAGAAAGGGGCACCTACACCTGAACCACCTCCACCAGCAACA CCACTGGAAGATGAGGAGAAGAAGGACCAGGAGGAGAAGAAAGATGAGGAGAAGCCGTTACAACAGCCGTTCCAGCAGCTGTATGTCTCCTGTCCTGATGGACTCAATGTCAAGTTCATGCTGGAGAGCTCACTGG GCATGAAACCAATAGCAGAAGATGACAGGCGTCTGCTCGTTAAACAGAGCTATCCCTACAAGACCAAGGGAGAGCAAGACTGCGAGGCAGTGAGGCGGAAGTATGCACTGAAGGAGACCTCCCGAATCATGACTTCAGAGGGAACCGTCATCAAAATGATGGAGGATGGAAGTATTGAG GTTTTGTATGCTGATGGCACAATCAGCGTGCACAGGGGACACTGGGAGGTTCCTAGGAGGAGAAGTGTCTCCCCACAGAGACCAGAGAGTCAGGACGAGGAGAGGGGGTCATGGACCACCACCTACCCCACAGGGGAGAAAATCATGTATAAAGGGAACGGGGACATGGAGGAACTAAAGGCCGTCATGATCTCTGTGGCCTCTGATCCAGAGACCAATCAG ACAATGGCCACCAGAGATGACCATGTGATCACCGTCAGCTACCCTGATGGCACCACTATCGTGGAGCACGCTGATGGGACAAGAATCACCACCTACTACAGGGAGAACACAATGAATGCCGAGGAGGGCCAGGAAATGG AAATGGAAAAGGAGTTTAACTCCCAGACAGTTAAATTCGTGAAGGTGGAATGTCCAGCCTATGCTACTGTGGAGTTTAACTGTGCCACTAGTGAGAACCTGACAATTTTTGGGAATGGCTCCACCATCAATGTCTTCCCTGACGGTTACTACATGCTGCACCACTGGGATGGAGGCCGCTGCGAGGTGGATACCGAGGGCACCGTCACATACTACCCCCGCCCAGACAAAGTCACAGAGCAGCTGCTACCAGAGAGAGAGCTACAGTACGTCCTACGACACAATGCGGATGTTATCATAGAAACTGTGGACACAGATGGAAACGTGTTCAATGTGAAATCCAATGGAGACTTCCAATGTATCCCAGTTAACGGAGACGAAATGTCAGATGTCAGTAATGAGGATTTGCCGAAATCCGAGAAGAAACTTTCGACCTACAGGGAGCATGCTCCAAGGTTCCTCATCATCCATGCGGACGGAAGTGGGACGGAGCTACTGAGATACCAGGATATTGCGGAGTATCTGACTAATGCGGAACAGAGTCCCGCTACAGCTGTATTGAAGGACGAACTAGCTAATTTCCCAGGCGTCACAGGAATCACCATCTTGAAACCATACATTGGCGGACCATCAGAGAGATGGCTGAAGAAATACGATCAGGAGTCCATCATTCCGCATGGAATCAGGTGCAGAGATCTGACTACTCTGCCTCCTAAAGAATTCAAGACACCTGGTTCTAAATTTGGAGCAAATTTAGGTCAAGGTCTCTCTGTGGGCGGGGCTGTTAAACAACCAGTCAGGATTCCTATCCTGAAGTGCCCCAGTGTGTTGGAGCTCAGACAGATGATTCAGTACAAGCCTGTTTCTGCATCACTCAGAGAAAA GTTACAGAGTGGATTGAGGGAGTATGCTGAGTATATAATTGAGAGGAACAAAGTGGCGGATTACATGCAGGTGGTGGATCCAAGAACTGAGGAGGAGAAGATCAACGCCTCTGATCTCCAGGAAATAGGTCTCCAGCAGGCCAAGGACAAGAACTATGCTTCAG CCAATGTCAAAGAGCTGTATGAGAGGGCCACAGCTCCCCCCGAGCCAAGCCCCCCACCCACACCACAGCCCAAGAGGACCCAGGCTGACTGGGAACGTGACCAGAGAGAGGTCTCGGAGGAAAAGGCTGGGAGGGAGGCACTCAAAAAGAGAAACATTCCCAGTTATTTTGACAGCGAGTTTGGCAAAGCTTTCCTGCTCACTCAAGCCAAAGATGTGGACGAGATTTTAAGGGAGCTGTCGGCCGACCCCAGGAAAGATGGAACTGAGGCTGTCAGAGGTCAGCTGTCCGGCCAGAGTGGTCAACAAATGAGTCCTGTTACCAGCGCCTACCCTGCTAGAT CACTGGCCGCAGTGACCTCAGTTCAGAGTGATCGATCAAGCATGTCGCCAGTGGATACGTTACCCCCTAAAAACGTACCAGACACACCCTTGTCTTATGCAG ATAATGAAATAAGAGGAG TGTACACAGAAACAGTACCTTCTCGAGGAGGGGTGAGACCAGGTAACCCAACCCCAGCACATGCCCAGGGTCAAGGGTCACCTGCCCCCATCCGACCCCAGAATCCAACCCCTGTCCATGCAGGAAAGGATAAAACCGGAAGACCAA TCAATCCAACCCCCAAACATGCTGGAGGAGGAATGGACTCACCCTCAGATTTACCATCACAGCTTGACTACCCTGCCATAATAATGGAACAGCCTTTAGAGGAGGAAG TGGAAGATGAAGTTGATGGTGAAGAATTGACCTTGACCAAAAGTCTGAAGGTCAATGTTCTTGGTCAGCCCCGAAAGAACCCAGTGCCCTTGCCAACTGGAATAAAAGGTGGTCGTCCAGGAGCCATTCCAAATATCAAG TACATTTCCATTGAGGAGCCAGTGAGGAGAAAAGTCAACACCTCCCTGACCGCGGGGGCCTCCATAAAGGGACAGAACCAGCTCTCCCACATGAGTGGGTTGATCCTGTTCCCTGAGGAGGTTGAGTTTGGGGTCCTGAAGGAAGGTTGTACATACTGTTACACAGTGTACCTCAAAAACACAGGGATTGATTCCTGTAGGTTCAGGATCAAGCAGCCTCCCCCAGCCACGGGGCTTAGGATCATCTATAATCCAGGCCCA ATTGCGGCTGGAATGAGGATGGAGTTGAATGTTGAGCTGTACGCCATTGCTGTGGGGGTAGAGGGTGAGATGGGGGTGGGGTCAGTCCGCCACGACCTGGAAATTGTCACCCAGACAGACGTCCTCTTCCTTCCTATCGCAGCAA CTGTTCTGACGGCTTATGAATATGACCACAGAAGTCCCAACAGTCCAAAGGGAGGCAAATCCAAGGGAGCTAAACTAGTGTCCACCAAGCCACCAGCTACCACTGGCATCATCCGCCCCCGTAAAACACCGCTAGGAA ttggTAACACCAGTGCTTCTTCCTTTGTGAGATGA